One segment of Streptomyces sp. XD-27 DNA contains the following:
- a CDS encoding MFS transporter — MRLRLLLLALGTFAVGTDTMVTAGILGLVARDLDVSVPAAGQMVTVFALSYALLAPVLAALTSRWPRRRLLLTALTVFTAGNALSALAPTYELLLATRVLAAAGAALYTPTASAVATAIVPPERRGRALATILGGMTVATALGVPLGTWLGRGDWRLTMWLVVVLGAVAFAGLALLLRELPAPAAAPSLRERLTPLRDRRVLGAAATTFVYFLAFNSVYIYLATAMRPATGGDSGRLSLILLASGIASVAGTWIGGRAVDRLGVRTVLLTGSAVAAAAFTSLPWAAQSMPGALVYAVLAPIAGWSVSIALPHRLASLAPANAPLLLSLNSSALYLGMAAGGAAGSASIALLGDRWFPLAAGVLALAAAGMAAVTTRTRRAGASAPGAEASGIHDRPQPPRVPA, encoded by the coding sequence GTGCGTCTCCGCCTGCTCCTGCTCGCCCTCGGCACGTTCGCCGTCGGCACCGACACGATGGTCACGGCCGGGATCCTCGGCCTGGTCGCCCGCGACCTGGACGTCTCCGTCCCGGCCGCCGGCCAGATGGTGACGGTCTTCGCCCTGTCCTACGCGCTTCTGGCGCCCGTACTCGCGGCCCTGACCTCCCGCTGGCCGCGCCGCCGCCTGCTGCTCACCGCGCTCACGGTCTTCACGGCGGGCAACGCGCTGAGCGCGCTCGCGCCCACGTATGAACTCCTCCTGGCGACACGGGTCCTGGCCGCGGCCGGGGCGGCGCTCTACACCCCGACCGCCAGCGCCGTCGCCACGGCGATCGTCCCGCCCGAACGCCGCGGCCGGGCACTCGCGACCATCCTCGGCGGCATGACGGTGGCCACCGCGCTCGGCGTCCCGCTGGGCACCTGGCTCGGGCGCGGCGACTGGCGGCTGACCATGTGGCTGGTGGTCGTGCTCGGCGCGGTTGCCTTCGCCGGCCTCGCCCTGCTCCTGCGCGAGCTGCCCGCGCCCGCTGCCGCGCCCAGCCTGCGCGAGAGGCTGACCCCGCTGCGCGACCGCCGCGTCCTGGGCGCCGCCGCCACGACGTTCGTGTACTTCCTCGCCTTCAACTCCGTCTACATCTACCTGGCCACGGCCATGCGTCCGGCGACCGGCGGAGACTCGGGCCGACTGAGCCTGATCCTGCTGGCGTCGGGCATCGCGTCGGTGGCGGGCACGTGGATCGGCGGGCGTGCGGTGGACCGCCTCGGCGTACGGACCGTCCTACTGACCGGAAGCGCCGTAGCGGCGGCGGCCTTCACCTCCCTGCCGTGGGCCGCGCAGTCGATGCCGGGCGCGCTGGTGTACGCGGTACTGGCCCCCATCGCGGGCTGGTCGGTCTCCATCGCCCTCCCCCACCGCCTGGCCTCCCTGGCCCCGGCCAACGCCCCACTCCTCCTCTCCCTCAACAGCAGCGCCCTGTACCTCGGCATGGCCGCGGGCGGCGCCGCGGGCAGCGCCTCCATCGCCCTGCTCGGCGACCGCTGGTTCCCACTGGCGGCGGGAGTCCTGGCGCTGGCGGCGGCGGGGATGGCCGCGGTGACGACGCGCACGCGCCGCGCCGGGGCATCGGCCCCCGGCGCGGAGGCGTCCGGAATTCACGACCGCCCCCAGCCGCCCCGCGTACCGGCGTGA
- a CDS encoding copper homeostasis protein CutC, with protein MSRPILEVIALDAEDAVAAQAGGADRLELVTDMAADGLTPRRETFAAIRAAVDLPLRVMLRATDGFAAGGAAALDALCGAARELREEGADEFVLGFLTLDGQPDLAALTALTEAIGAGAHGGDSRWTFHRAIDRAAARDALRKQVADLPGLDTYLTAGSAAGVDDGMPTLLAEAARGAERPEPEPGYAPRIMAGGGLRLDHLPALRAAGVDAFHIGGASRPAGWSGPVDAAAVREWREALDAPVPAEGWG; from the coding sequence ATGTCTAGACCAATTCTCGAGGTGATCGCGCTCGACGCGGAGGACGCCGTCGCGGCGCAGGCCGGTGGGGCGGACCGCCTCGAACTGGTCACCGACATGGCCGCCGACGGCCTCACCCCGCGCCGCGAGACCTTCGCGGCGATCCGTGCCGCCGTGGACCTCCCGCTGCGCGTCATGCTGCGCGCCACCGACGGCTTCGCGGCGGGTGGCGCCGCGGCCCTCGACGCGCTGTGCGGGGCGGCGCGGGAGCTGCGCGAGGAGGGGGCGGACGAGTTCGTCCTCGGCTTCCTGACCCTCGACGGGCAGCCGGATCTGGCGGCGCTCACGGCGCTGACCGAGGCCATCGGAGCCGGCGCGCACGGCGGCGACAGCCGGTGGACGTTCCACCGCGCCATCGACCGCGCCGCGGCCCGCGACGCGCTGCGCAAGCAGGTCGCGGACCTGCCGGGCCTGGACACGTACCTCACGGCGGGCTCGGCGGCCGGTGTGGACGACGGGATGCCGACCCTCCTGGCGGAGGCGGCGCGGGGCGCGGAGCGGCCGGAGCCGGAGCCCGGCTACGCGCCCCGGATCATGGCGGGCGGCGGCCTCCGCCTGGACCACCTGCCCGCGCTGCGCGCGGCCGGGGTCGACGCCTTCCACATCGGCGGAGCGAGCCGCCCGGCGGGCTGGTCGGGCCCGGTCGACGCGGCGGCGGTACGGGAGTGGCGCGAGGCGTTGGACGCACCCGTCCCGGCCGAGGGGTGGGGCTAG
- a CDS encoding sensor domain-containing protein, with product MTEMTPPLMAPRAYEPTAHGAGDVGRVGRFGRQLGYLLAGLPVGIAAFVIAVTGFTAGAASFAVVLGLPILVAALAAARAFARVERRQVEAATGRALPAHSYRPRDGGAGPAAWLRALRDPQSWRDLAHMLVAFPLRVASFCIALTWTVGGLGELLYGAWSWSIPRDDDEAGLLDLMFGVDSRLADIAFNTGIGVVLLATAVPVVRGLVAIQAALARGLLTNPTAARTR from the coding sequence ATGACCGAGATGACACCGCCGCTCATGGCGCCGCGCGCCTACGAGCCGACCGCACACGGGGCCGGTGACGTCGGCCGCGTCGGCCGTTTCGGCCGCCAACTGGGCTATCTGCTGGCCGGGTTGCCGGTGGGCATAGCCGCGTTCGTGATCGCGGTGACCGGCTTCACGGCCGGAGCGGCGAGCTTCGCCGTCGTGCTCGGGCTGCCGATCCTGGTCGCGGCCCTGGCCGCCGCGCGCGCCTTCGCCCGAGTGGAGCGCAGACAGGTCGAGGCGGCCACGGGCCGCGCGCTGCCGGCGCACTCCTACCGGCCGCGGGACGGCGGCGCGGGGCCCGCGGCGTGGCTGCGCGCGCTGCGCGATCCGCAGTCCTGGCGCGATCTGGCCCACATGCTGGTGGCCTTCCCGCTTCGGGTCGCGTCCTTCTGCATAGCGCTCACGTGGACGGTCGGCGGCCTCGGTGAGCTGCTCTACGGCGCGTGGTCGTGGTCGATACCGCGCGACGATGACGAGGCGGGGCTGCTGGACCTGATGTTCGGCGTCGATTCCCGGCTGGCCGACATCGCGTTCAACACCGGCATAGGCGTGGTGCTGCTGGCGACGGCGGTTCCGGTCGTGCGCGGCCTCGTGGCGATTCAGGCGGCGCTGGCGCGCGGCCTGCTGACGAACCCGACTGCGGCGCGGACGCGTTGA